From the genome of Nicotiana sylvestris chromosome 1, ASM39365v2, whole genome shotgun sequence:
TGGAATTTTGCAATTCTGAGTTCGACAATTTCTGCAGCAGGGAGGGCATAGTGAGACACCGCACTTGTGTcggaacaccacaacaaaatggtgttgcagaaCGTATGAATAGAACGCTTTGTGATAGGGCATGAAGCATGCTTTCACACTATGTGTTAGCAAAGATTTTTGGGCTGAAGCAATCAATACAGCTTGTTATTTGGTCAATAGATCTCCATCCACAACTATTGAGTTCAAAACTCCTTTTGAGGTATGGTCCGGTTCACCTGctgattattcaaatttaaggatATTTGGTTGTCCTGCTTATGCTCATGTGAGGGATGGAAAATTTGAGCCGAGGGCAAAGAAGTGCATATTTCTAGGGTATGCAATTGGAGTGAAAGGTTATAAGTTGTGGTGCACAAATCAAAAGACTCCAGGGCTAATTATCAGTAGGGATGTAACATTCAATGAATCTGCCTCACTAGACAGTCAGAGGGAGAAGGCAATAGCAGAAACAGATCGTGGTGTCAGTGACCGCATAGAGCTAGAAATTGAATCTCCACTAGCTCAGCCCAGTAGTTCTAAAGTAGAGGAAGTGGATGAGGTGCAAAATATTGATCAAGACGATAATTTTGATGCACCTGCGCAACAACAACCATATAGCATTGCAACAGGCAGAGAGAAGAGAGTGATCAACCGACCGCAAAGGTTTGCAAACGTAGTTGATGGGAATCTTCTTGGATATACGAATCCAGTGGGATTTGCTTTGGCAGTTGCAGAGACCGTTGATGCGTTTGAGTGTTATAGCTATCTAGAAGCTATTCCGAGTATAGAACCAAATCGACGGATTAGTGCTATAAGTAAAGAGATTGAGTCTCTTAACAAGTTTAGGTGTTTCCTAGACTTGGTTGATGCATGCGAAAATGGATAGAGCCCTTGCGAGGGCTGAGGGCAAGGTAGAGAGACGTTGTtcctgttgatgaagagaattcaagccaaggggaagatttgttatttgtggcttgaattatttccttgtatttttaggaaacccatagtccctataggtttaggaaaacccATTGTCCTAATAGAATTGAGAAAGGAAAACCTATAGTCCTTGTCAAATTGGGAAACCTTTCTCATATATGTTTGGGACcttttgggatctatatataggggttgtagttggggattctatagattgtattgtgtttttcttctcattcatagtggaaaactctctctgcttttgccccgaggattaggcttggccgaacctcgttaaatccttgtgttgatttttcttctctatttgctttgtgtgtgattgtgtgctagttaacTCACGATATTCCGCAACACAAGGAAACAGCTTTTCTAGAAGCTAAGACCTAAGACTAGAAAATCAAGCATTTATCAAACTCACTAAATTGTTTAAATGCCATTGTTAATGTTGACGAAGAGCAATAGAACTTTTCTAACCTAGTAGCATCTATGCAAAGTAATATTCTCTCATATTCTAGTTCTCTGTACTATACTTAATGTCCTACCAAGATTGTTATTCTTACTTCTTGCGAATAATCCATTCAGTTGGAAATCAATTTCCATGACAAATTCAATCAATCAACACGctcaaaacaataaggaatagAAAGGAAGTGTTGCCTACCTGGAAGGTTCTCTGAGACGGCAGCATCAAGAACAGTGTCTCCAACAGCCTTTACAAATTCAGGACCACCAGTTATCGCGCCTTCCTTTTGACTTGTAACGAGCACAACTATACCCTTGTCATTTCCTTGTTCAACACTCGGGTACCATTTCTCCAAAACAGTGTCAGCGTACTCAAAAGCATCAGCTTTGCTCTACAACCCAAAAAGTTAACTTTTTGATTATTTTCCTCCCTCATTATATGACAGGTTCATTTTTTTCTTCTCCTACTGATCTTGTTATCGGAAAAAGAGAAAATGGGTGGGGGGGGAGTGTAATTTACAGGTTTAGGGTTACCAGCACTTAAGTTTCACAAAGGATTTATGAAAAAACTTAAGTTTAACAGCAAATCAAGCAGAAAAACACCATAAAGATtgaattttttcttcttcttatcatGGTCTATTAACAATTGATCATTCATGTTGTGGCTTCTCATGACAAAGATAAAGAAGAGAAGGAAAGTTACAGTGAGTTTGCGGACAGTGATGAAATTAATGTGGAAGCCTTTTCTCTTCTCCACATCAGACAACAATGCCTTCAAATCAGACTTTGTCACTCTACTAAGTACACCAGCATCATCAACCACGTAGGAGTCCTTTGGAGGACCTTCATTTAACACATCAAATTCAGATGCTAATGAAGAACCAGATGACACAACTGGACAAAAATTGAGGGCTAAAGAAATAGCTACAGCAGCTAATCCTTGCTGAACACTGGAA
Proteins encoded in this window:
- the LOC104223792 gene encoding UPF0603 protein At1g54780, chloroplastic produces the protein METILSPPSRYPLFNPKTASLSKPFLPLFHLPRSSSISSAKPICCSLKKQASKIGKDSSFSIPKSWFSSVQQGLAAVAISLALNFCPVVSSGSSLASEFDVLNEGPPKDSYVVDDAGVLSRVTKSDLKALLSDVEKRKGFHINFITVRKLTSKADAFEYADTVLEKWYPSVEQGNDKGIVVLVTSQKEGAITGGPEFVKAVGDTVLDAAVSENLPVLATEEKYNEAVYSTAKRLVAAIDGLPDPGGPQLKDNKRESNFKSREETDEKRGQFTLVVGGLLVIAFVVPMAQYYAYVSKK